A DNA window from Clostridia bacterium contains the following coding sequences:
- a CDS encoding metallophosphoesterase, translating to MTRIVVLSDIHSNTVPLKKISGILTESDYVIFLGDGINSIYPYKNLLGDRLIMVKGNCDMFSQAGDEVVMDIDGHKLLITHGHKYHVKESLNDLIYRANEVNADLVLYGHTHIPYMETINGCTLVNPGSLGLPRMGHPTYAYIVLMERKPMIKIVEVW from the coding sequence ATGACTAGAATAGTAGTATTATCTGATATTCATTCTAACACCGTACCGTTAAAAAAAATAAGCGGCATTTTAACTGAAAGCGATTATGTGATATTCTTAGGCGATGGAATCAACTCGATTTATCCATATAAAAACCTTTTGGGCGACAGACTGATTATGGTTAAGGGTAATTGCGATATGTTTTCTCAAGCAGGCGATGAAGTTGTTATGGATATAGACGGTCATAAATTGCTTATAACCCATGGACATAAATATCATGTAAAAGAATCCTTAAACGACCTGATATACAGAGCAAACGAAGTAAATGCTGATTTGGTTTTGTATGGACATACGCACATTCCATATATGGAGACCATAAACGGATGTACGCTTGTTAACCCAGGTAGTTTAGGTCTTCCCCGCATGGGTCATCCCACTTACGCATATATAGTTCTTATGGAAAGAAAACCCATGATTAAGATAGTAGAAGTTTGGTAA
- the rdgB gene encoding RdgB/HAM1 family non-canonical purine NTP pyrophosphatase encodes MNKKLLAVATNNAGKAKEIKEILGDFFEEIKSLKDLGLDINPEENGTTFLENARIKARAVFESINGTMAVLADDSGLIVPSLGNEPGIMSARYAGIDADSQKNNQKLLNNLQGVADRSAYFVCTMVLLLPDGTEITAEGKTFGEIMNQPEGTGGFGYDPLFFSYDLKKSFGAATAFEKNQVSHRARALAELKQKYIELKAK; translated from the coding sequence ATGAATAAAAAACTATTAGCAGTAGCAACTAATAACGCAGGCAAGGCCAAAGAAATAAAAGAAATTCTTGGCGATTTTTTTGAAGAAATAAAGTCATTAAAAGACCTGGGACTGGACATTAATCCGGAAGAAAACGGTACCACATTCTTGGAAAATGCGCGTATAAAGGCAAGAGCGGTATTTGAGAGCATCAATGGTACTATGGCGGTATTGGCTGATGACAGCGGACTTATCGTCCCCAGCTTAGGCAACGAACCCGGAATAATGTCGGCAAGATATGCGGGCATTGATGCTGATTCTCAAAAGAACAATCAGAAACTTCTGAATAATCTTCAAGGCGTAGCCGACAGAAGTGCGTACTTTGTATGCACAATGGTATTGCTTTTACCTGACGGAACAGAAATTACCGCGGAGGGCAAAACTTTCGGCGAAATTATGAATCAGCCTGAAGGAACAGGCGGATTCGGCTATGACCCGTTGTTTTTTTCGTATGACCTAAAAAAGAGTTTTGGAGCGGCGACAGCTTTTGAAAAAAATCAAGTCAGCCACAGAGCAAGAGCATTGGCGGAATTAAAGCAAAAATATATTGAACTAAAGGCAAAATGA
- a CDS encoding NAD-dependent protein deacylase, with product MDSQTFQVVKDLIAQSQNIVFFGGAGVSTASGIPDFRSATGLYNQKSNTDYSPEYMLSHEFFIKHPDQFSDYVRNNLIYDKAKPNNAHKALVVLEKQGKLKAVITQNIDGLHQQAGSTNVFELHGNLTDYYCIGCKKEYTKEEFCAHSGAFLCKKCGKVIRPRVVLYGEGLDMNVYWTAVKYIQHSDVFIVGGTSLVVYPAAGLLDFYSGHRLVLINMEKTPADSRADYVLQGDVSKILWDLVN from the coding sequence ATGGATTCTCAGACTTTTCAAGTTGTCAAAGATTTGATTGCCCAAAGTCAAAACATCGTCTTTTTTGGTGGGGCTGGGGTTTCTACGGCTTCGGGAATTCCTGATTTTAGGTCGGCGACAGGACTGTATAATCAGAAATCAAACACCGATTATTCGCCAGAATATATGCTGAGTCATGAATTTTTTATAAAACATCCTGATCAGTTTTCTGATTATGTCAGAAACAACCTAATTTATGATAAAGCCAAGCCCAATAATGCGCATAAGGCATTGGTAGTGCTGGAAAAACAGGGCAAATTAAAAGCAGTCATTACTCAAAACATAGACGGATTGCATCAGCAAGCTGGAAGTACTAATGTTTTTGAACTGCATGGCAATCTTACTGATTATTATTGCATAGGCTGCAAAAAGGAATACACCAAAGAAGAGTTTTGCGCTCATTCAGGTGCTTTTTTGTGCAAAAAATGCGGCAAAGTAATTAGACCTAGAGTTGTATTATACGGCGAAGGTCTTGATATGAATGTTTATTGGACTGCTGTAAAATATATTCAGCATTCTGATGTCTTTATAGTAGGCGGAACATCGCTTGTGGTGTATCCAGCGGCCGGGCTTTTGGATTTTTATTCAGGACATAGACTTGTTTTGATTAACATGGAAAAGACGCCTGCCGACAGCAGAGCAGATTATGTGCTTCAAGGCGATGTATCTAAAATTTTGTGGGATTTGGTAAATTAA
- a CDS encoding tautomerase family protein, with translation MPHISVKMLKGRTEAQKEKLATELAKTLQNVLGIGDTHISVSVQDYTAQEWQEVFKQEVTDNMQNIRIKPKYDPKDLL, from the coding sequence ATGCCGCATATTTCAGTTAAAATGCTAAAGGGCAGAACAGAAGCCCAAAAGGAAAAGCTGGCGACAGAGCTTGCTAAGACCTTACAAAATGTATTGGGAATAGGAGATACTCATATTTCGGTATCTGTTCAGGACTATACAGCGCAAGAATGGCAGGAAGTATTTAAACAAGAAGTTACGGACAATATGCAAAACATAAGAATAAAGCCCAAATACGATCCTAAGGATTTGTTATAA